The Streptomyces sp. 135 sequence CTCGGCGCGACGAGGTCGGGGTGGTAGGCGTACCGGCCGAAGTGCAGGATCTGCATCGCGATCCGGCCGCCCTCGGCGTGCACGGCCGCGGTGATGCCCGCGTGCTGCGCGGCCTCCGCCTCCGTGGTCATCTTGGCGCCGCCGGGGTAGGGGCGGCCCGCGTCGTTCGGGGCGATGCCGCCGGTGACGATGAGGCCCACGCCGCCGCGCGCGCGGGCCGCGTAGAAGGCCGCCATCCGCTCGAAGCCGTTCGGGGCCTCTTCCAGGCCCACGTGCATGGAGCCCATCAGGACCCGGTTGGGCAGGGTCGTGAAGCCCAGGTCGAGCGGGTTCAGCAGGTTCGGGTAACGGCTCATGCGGGCGGCCCTCCGTACGCGGTGTCTACAGGACAGTTGTAGACGACGCGCGACGTGTTGTGCAACTAGTTGCATAAAGCGGCCGACGCGTAACGAGCACCATGTCCGAATCCCGCCAGCCGCCGCCTCGCGCGCACCACAGACTGGAAGTCGGATCGCTCAAGAACGCCGGAGGAGAGCCCCATGACCGTCTACACGACGATCGACAGCCCGCTGGGCACGCTGCTGCTGGTGGGCGAGGCCTCCGCCACCGCCAAGGGCGGCACCGCGCTCGCCTCCCTCTCCATGCCGGGCCAGAAGGGCGCCGCCGTCGTCCTGGACGGCTGGATCCGCGACGACGAGGCGTTCACGGCGATCACCGCCCAACTGCGCTCGTACTTCGCCGGGAGCCTGACCCACTTCGACATCGAGTACGCCGCCGGGGCGGGCACCGCGTTCCAGCGCAAGGTCTGGCAGGCACTGGACACGGTCCCCTACGGCACCACGACCACCTACGGACGCCTCGCCGAACAGCTCGGCCTCTCCCGGGCCGCCGTGCGCGCCCTGGGCACGGCCATCGGGCGCAACCCGCTGCTCGTCGTACGCCCCTGCCACCGGGTGATCGGCGCCGACGGCTCCCTCACCGGGTACGCGGGCGGCCTGGAGCGCAAGCGGATCCTCCTCGACCTGGAGGCGGCATGACCGCACCAGGGGCGCCCCGGCCCGACGCCCCACGCCGACGCCGCCCCCGACGGCCGTGGCCGTCGGGGGCGCCTCCCGCGAGGGTCAGCCACGGACCTTGTGGATCTTCCAGTCCGCGACGTCGGAGCTTCGGTTGAAGTAGGCGTTGGTGCACAGGTCGTACTTGCCGCCGGAGGCCGTGCTGACGTTGTTGGTCTCCAGGAAGCCGCCGTTGTCGCCGTAGAGGTTTCACAGGTGGACCACGTCGCCGACCCGGACGTGCTGGTCCGCCGGCGCCGAGCCACGGGCGAAGATCCGCCAGCGCCCGGTGCCCGCCGCGCGGTCGCGGACCTGCGAGGTGGAGACGTCGAACTTCGCCCCCG is a genomic window containing:
- a CDS encoding methylated-DNA--[protein]-cysteine S-methyltransferase, with the protein product MTVYTTIDSPLGTLLLVGEASATAKGGTALASLSMPGQKGAAVVLDGWIRDDEAFTAITAQLRSYFAGSLTHFDIEYAAGAGTAFQRKVWQALDTVPYGTTTTYGRLAEQLGLSRAAVRALGTAIGRNPLLVVRPCHRVIGADGSLTGYAGGLERKRILLDLEAA